A genomic region of Strigops habroptila isolate Jane chromosome 20, bStrHab1.2.pri, whole genome shotgun sequence contains the following coding sequences:
- the PIP5K1C gene encoding phosphatidylinositol 4-phosphate 5-kinase type-1 gamma isoform X3 translates to MEPDVAEEEEGSSVEGAGAPPEAGAGGLDAAGGLAPKRAAVTEGPSLPGLPGQGKKIGHRSVDASGETTYKKTTSSTLKGAIQLGIGYTVGNLSSKPERDVLMQDFYVVESIFFPSEGSNLTPAHHYADFRFKTYAPVAFRYFRELFGIRPDDYLYSLCNEPLIELSNPGASGSLFYVTSDDEFIIKTVMHKEAEFLQKLLPGYYMNLNQNPRTLLPKFYGLYCVQSGGKNIRVVVMNNILPRVVKMHLKFDLKGSTYKRRASKKEKEKSSPTYKDLDFMQDIPEGLMLDADTFTALMKTLQRDCLVLESFKIMDYSLLLGVHNIDQQEREQQSEGAHSTSDEKRPVGQKALYSTAMESIQGGATRGEPIDTDDAMGGIPAVNGKGERLLLHVGIIDILQSYRFIKKLEHTWKALVHDGDTVSVHRPSFYAERFFKFMTNTVFRKNSSLKSSPSKKGRSALLAIKTAGPTAAFSASQLPSEKDETQYDLRAARSYPTLDDEAGRPDLLPCTPPSFEEATTASIATTLSSTSLSVPERSPSETSEQPRYRRRTHSSGQDGRSHEEVRVEEELQQVSVELEPKCDVEIVAPEEDDKEEAASSACAIVTSTATIEVETASQASEPASQASEPASQASDEDDVPVTDIYFPTDERSWVYSPLHYSAQLHSVSDEESDT, encoded by the exons gTCTGGCACCGAAGAGGGCAGCCGTCACCGAG GGACCATCGCTACCAGGACTGCCTGGCCAAGGGAAGAAGATTGGTCATCGAAGCGTTGATGCTTCTGGTGAAACCACCTACaaaaag ACCACCTCGTCCACTCTGAAGGGGGCCATCCAGCTGGGGATCGGATATACTGTTGGCAATCTGAGCTCCAAGCCAGAGAGAGATGTCCTGATGCAGGACTTCTACGTGgtggaaagcatttttttcccaag TGAAGGAAGTAATCTCACTCCAGCTCACCATTATGCAGACTTCAGGTTCAAGACCTATGCACCAGTGGCTTTTCGGTACTTCCGAGAACTCTTTGGGATTCGTCCAGATGATTATTTG TATTCCCTCTGTAACGAGCCTCTGATAGAGCTGTCGAACCCTGGTGCCAGCGGGTCCCTCTTCTATGTCACCAGCGACGATGAATTCATCATAAAAACTGTGATGCACAAGGAAGCTGAATTCTTACAGAAGCTCCTTCCTGGCTACTACATG AACCTGAACCAGAACCCCCGGACGCTGCTACCAAAGTTTTATGGACTGTACTGTGTGCAGTCAGGGGGCAAAAACATCCGTGTGGTCGTGATGAACAACATCCTGCCTCGTGTGGTGAAAATGCACCTGAAATTTGACCTGAAAGGCTCCACCTATAAACGCCGGGCatccaagaaggaaaaagaaaagtccaGCCCTACATACAAGGATCTAGACTTCATGCAAGACATACCCGAGGGCCTGATGTTGGATGCAGACACCTTCACTGCATTGATGAAGACGTTGCAACGTGACTGTCTG GTGTTGGAAAGCTTTAAAATCATGGACTACAGCCTCCTCCTTGGGGTTCATAACATAGACCAGCAAGAACGGGAGCAGCAGTCCGAGGGAGCCCACAGCACGTCAGATGAGAAGCGTCCCGTGGGGCAGAAGGCACTTTACTCCACGGCCATGGAGTCTATCCAGGGTGGGGCTACCCGGGGGGAGCCCATAGACACAGATGACGC GATGGGAGGAATCCCAGCAGTGAATGGCAAAGGAGAGCGTCTCCTGCTCCATGTAGGAATAATAGATATCCTTCAATCATACAG GTTCATCAAGAAGCTAGAACATACCTGGAAGGCCCTTGTCCATGATGGG GACACGGTGTCCGTGCACAGACCCAGCTTCTATGCAGAGAGATTCTTCAAATTCATGACCAACACGGTGTTCCGAAAGAATTCCT CTCTGAAGTCATCTCCCTCAAAGAAAGGGCGCAGTGCCTTGCTGGCTATCAAGACTGCTGGTCCAACGGCTGCGTTTTCAGCTAGCCAGCTTCCCTCTGAAAAGGATGAGACACAGTATGACCTTCGTGCAGCCCGGAGCTACCCCACACTTGACGATGAAG CAGGCAGGCCAGACCTGCTACCCTGCACACCTCCTTCCTTTGAAGAAGCTACCACGGCTTCCATAGCCACAACACTGTCTTCAACATCTCTCTCGGTTCCTGAGCGATCCCCTTCGGAGACGTCTGAGCAGCCCAGGTACAG GAGGCGTACACACTCCTCAGGGCAGGATGGCAG GTCACACGAGGAGGTGCGGGTTGAGGAGGAGCTTCAGCAGGTCAGTGTCGAGCTGGAGCCCAAGTGTGATGTTGAGATCGTAGCTCCTGAGGAAGATGACAAAGA AGAGGCGGCTTCTTCAGCCTGTGCCATTGTAACGTCCACAGCTACTATAGAGGTGGAGACAGCCAGCCAGGCCTCAGAACCAGCCAGCCAGGCCTCGGAACCAGCCAGCCAGGCCTCGGATGAAGATGATGTGCCAGTCACAGACATATACTTT CCGACAGACGAGAGGAGTTGGGTTTACTCCCCGCTCCACTATAGCGCTCAGCTCCACTCTGTCTCTGATGAGGAGAGCGATACA TAA
- the PIP5K1C gene encoding phosphatidylinositol 4-phosphate 5-kinase type-1 gamma isoform X8 — protein sequence MEPDVAEEEEGSSVEGAGAPPEAGAGGLDAAGGLAPKRAAVTEGPSLPGLPGQGKKIGHRSVDASGETTYKKTTSSTLKGAIQLGIGYTVGNLSSKPERDVLMQDFYVVESIFFPSEGSNLTPAHHYADFRFKTYAPVAFRYFRELFGIRPDDYLYSLCNEPLIELSNPGASGSLFYVTSDDEFIIKTVMHKEAEFLQKLLPGYYMNLNQNPRTLLPKFYGLYCVQSGGKNIRVVVMNNILPRVVKMHLKFDLKGSTYKRRASKKEKEKSSPTYKDLDFMQDIPEGLMLDADTFTALMKTLQRDCLVLESFKIMDYSLLLGVHNIDQQEREQQSEGAHSTSDEKRPVGQKALYSTAMESIQGGATRGEPIDTDDAMGGIPAVNGKGERLLLHVGIIDILQSYRFIKKLEHTWKALVHDGDTVSVHRPSFYAERFFKFMTNTVFRKNSSLKSSPSKKGRSALLAIKTAGPTAAFSASQLPSEKDETQYDLRAARSYPTLDDEGRPDLLPCTPPSFEEATTASIATTLSSTSLSVPERSPSETSEQPRYRRRTHSSGQDGRSHEEVRVEEELQQVSVELEPKCDVEIVAPEEDDKEEAASSACAIVTSTATIEVETASQASEPASQASEPASQASDEDDVPVTDIYFFTDGRYWIYSPRQPRFRTTWLSSGSPTDERSWVYSPLHYSAQLHSVSDEESDT from the exons gTCTGGCACCGAAGAGGGCAGCCGTCACCGAG GGACCATCGCTACCAGGACTGCCTGGCCAAGGGAAGAAGATTGGTCATCGAAGCGTTGATGCTTCTGGTGAAACCACCTACaaaaag ACCACCTCGTCCACTCTGAAGGGGGCCATCCAGCTGGGGATCGGATATACTGTTGGCAATCTGAGCTCCAAGCCAGAGAGAGATGTCCTGATGCAGGACTTCTACGTGgtggaaagcatttttttcccaag TGAAGGAAGTAATCTCACTCCAGCTCACCATTATGCAGACTTCAGGTTCAAGACCTATGCACCAGTGGCTTTTCGGTACTTCCGAGAACTCTTTGGGATTCGTCCAGATGATTATTTG TATTCCCTCTGTAACGAGCCTCTGATAGAGCTGTCGAACCCTGGTGCCAGCGGGTCCCTCTTCTATGTCACCAGCGACGATGAATTCATCATAAAAACTGTGATGCACAAGGAAGCTGAATTCTTACAGAAGCTCCTTCCTGGCTACTACATG AACCTGAACCAGAACCCCCGGACGCTGCTACCAAAGTTTTATGGACTGTACTGTGTGCAGTCAGGGGGCAAAAACATCCGTGTGGTCGTGATGAACAACATCCTGCCTCGTGTGGTGAAAATGCACCTGAAATTTGACCTGAAAGGCTCCACCTATAAACGCCGGGCatccaagaaggaaaaagaaaagtccaGCCCTACATACAAGGATCTAGACTTCATGCAAGACATACCCGAGGGCCTGATGTTGGATGCAGACACCTTCACTGCATTGATGAAGACGTTGCAACGTGACTGTCTG GTGTTGGAAAGCTTTAAAATCATGGACTACAGCCTCCTCCTTGGGGTTCATAACATAGACCAGCAAGAACGGGAGCAGCAGTCCGAGGGAGCCCACAGCACGTCAGATGAGAAGCGTCCCGTGGGGCAGAAGGCACTTTACTCCACGGCCATGGAGTCTATCCAGGGTGGGGCTACCCGGGGGGAGCCCATAGACACAGATGACGC GATGGGAGGAATCCCAGCAGTGAATGGCAAAGGAGAGCGTCTCCTGCTCCATGTAGGAATAATAGATATCCTTCAATCATACAG GTTCATCAAGAAGCTAGAACATACCTGGAAGGCCCTTGTCCATGATGGG GACACGGTGTCCGTGCACAGACCCAGCTTCTATGCAGAGAGATTCTTCAAATTCATGACCAACACGGTGTTCCGAAAGAATTCCT CTCTGAAGTCATCTCCCTCAAAGAAAGGGCGCAGTGCCTTGCTGGCTATCAAGACTGCTGGTCCAACGGCTGCGTTTTCAGCTAGCCAGCTTCCCTCTGAAAAGGATGAGACACAGTATGACCTTCGTGCAGCCCGGAGCTACCCCACACTTGACGATGAAG GCAGGCCAGACCTGCTACCCTGCACACCTCCTTCCTTTGAAGAAGCTACCACGGCTTCCATAGCCACAACACTGTCTTCAACATCTCTCTCGGTTCCTGAGCGATCCCCTTCGGAGACGTCTGAGCAGCCCAGGTACAG GAGGCGTACACACTCCTCAGGGCAGGATGGCAG GTCACACGAGGAGGTGCGGGTTGAGGAGGAGCTTCAGCAGGTCAGTGTCGAGCTGGAGCCCAAGTGTGATGTTGAGATCGTAGCTCCTGAGGAAGATGACAAAGA AGAGGCGGCTTCTTCAGCCTGTGCCATTGTAACGTCCACAGCTACTATAGAGGTGGAGACAGCCAGCCAGGCCTCAGAACCAGCCAGCCAGGCCTCGGAACCAGCCAGCCAGGCCTCGGATGAAGATGATGTGCCAGTCACAGACATATACTTT TTCACAGATGGGAGGTACTGGATTTACTCTCCCCGCCAGCCCAGATTCCGAACCACCTGGCTTTCCTCTGGGAGT CCGACAGACGAGAGGAGTTGGGTTTACTCCCCGCTCCACTATAGCGCTCAGCTCCACTCTGTCTCTGATGAGGAGAGCGATACA TAA
- the PIP5K1C gene encoding phosphatidylinositol 4-phosphate 5-kinase type-1 gamma isoform X4 — MEPDVAEEEEGSSVEGAGAPPEAGAGGLDAAGGLAPKRAAVTEGPSLPGLPGQGKKIGHRSVDASGETTYKKTTSSTLKGAIQLGIGYTVGNLSSKPERDVLMQDFYVVESIFFPSEGSNLTPAHHYADFRFKTYAPVAFRYFRELFGIRPDDYLYSLCNEPLIELSNPGASGSLFYVTSDDEFIIKTVMHKEAEFLQKLLPGYYMNLNQNPRTLLPKFYGLYCVQSGGKNIRVVVMNNILPRVVKMHLKFDLKGSTYKRRASKKEKEKSSPTYKDLDFMQDIPEGLMLDADTFTALMKTLQRDCLVLESFKIMDYSLLLGVHNIDQQEREQQSEGAHSTSDEKRPVGQKALYSTAMESIQGGATRGEPIDTDDAMGGIPAVNGKGERLLLHVGIIDILQSYRFIKKLEHTWKALVHDGDTVSVHRPSFYAERFFKFMTNTVFRKNSSLKSSPSKKGRSALLAIKTAGPTAAFSASQLPSEKDETQYDLRAARSYPTLDDEGRPDLLPCTPPSFEEATTASIATTLSSTSLSVPERSPSETSEQPRYRRRTHSSGQDGRSHEEVRVEEELQQVSVELEPKCDVEIVAPEEDDKEEAASSACAIVTSTATIEVETASQASEPASQASEPASQASDEDDVPVTDIYFPTDERSWVYSPLHYSAQLHSVSDEESDT; from the exons gTCTGGCACCGAAGAGGGCAGCCGTCACCGAG GGACCATCGCTACCAGGACTGCCTGGCCAAGGGAAGAAGATTGGTCATCGAAGCGTTGATGCTTCTGGTGAAACCACCTACaaaaag ACCACCTCGTCCACTCTGAAGGGGGCCATCCAGCTGGGGATCGGATATACTGTTGGCAATCTGAGCTCCAAGCCAGAGAGAGATGTCCTGATGCAGGACTTCTACGTGgtggaaagcatttttttcccaag TGAAGGAAGTAATCTCACTCCAGCTCACCATTATGCAGACTTCAGGTTCAAGACCTATGCACCAGTGGCTTTTCGGTACTTCCGAGAACTCTTTGGGATTCGTCCAGATGATTATTTG TATTCCCTCTGTAACGAGCCTCTGATAGAGCTGTCGAACCCTGGTGCCAGCGGGTCCCTCTTCTATGTCACCAGCGACGATGAATTCATCATAAAAACTGTGATGCACAAGGAAGCTGAATTCTTACAGAAGCTCCTTCCTGGCTACTACATG AACCTGAACCAGAACCCCCGGACGCTGCTACCAAAGTTTTATGGACTGTACTGTGTGCAGTCAGGGGGCAAAAACATCCGTGTGGTCGTGATGAACAACATCCTGCCTCGTGTGGTGAAAATGCACCTGAAATTTGACCTGAAAGGCTCCACCTATAAACGCCGGGCatccaagaaggaaaaagaaaagtccaGCCCTACATACAAGGATCTAGACTTCATGCAAGACATACCCGAGGGCCTGATGTTGGATGCAGACACCTTCACTGCATTGATGAAGACGTTGCAACGTGACTGTCTG GTGTTGGAAAGCTTTAAAATCATGGACTACAGCCTCCTCCTTGGGGTTCATAACATAGACCAGCAAGAACGGGAGCAGCAGTCCGAGGGAGCCCACAGCACGTCAGATGAGAAGCGTCCCGTGGGGCAGAAGGCACTTTACTCCACGGCCATGGAGTCTATCCAGGGTGGGGCTACCCGGGGGGAGCCCATAGACACAGATGACGC GATGGGAGGAATCCCAGCAGTGAATGGCAAAGGAGAGCGTCTCCTGCTCCATGTAGGAATAATAGATATCCTTCAATCATACAG GTTCATCAAGAAGCTAGAACATACCTGGAAGGCCCTTGTCCATGATGGG GACACGGTGTCCGTGCACAGACCCAGCTTCTATGCAGAGAGATTCTTCAAATTCATGACCAACACGGTGTTCCGAAAGAATTCCT CTCTGAAGTCATCTCCCTCAAAGAAAGGGCGCAGTGCCTTGCTGGCTATCAAGACTGCTGGTCCAACGGCTGCGTTTTCAGCTAGCCAGCTTCCCTCTGAAAAGGATGAGACACAGTATGACCTTCGTGCAGCCCGGAGCTACCCCACACTTGACGATGAAG GCAGGCCAGACCTGCTACCCTGCACACCTCCTTCCTTTGAAGAAGCTACCACGGCTTCCATAGCCACAACACTGTCTTCAACATCTCTCTCGGTTCCTGAGCGATCCCCTTCGGAGACGTCTGAGCAGCCCAGGTACAG GAGGCGTACACACTCCTCAGGGCAGGATGGCAG GTCACACGAGGAGGTGCGGGTTGAGGAGGAGCTTCAGCAGGTCAGTGTCGAGCTGGAGCCCAAGTGTGATGTTGAGATCGTAGCTCCTGAGGAAGATGACAAAGA AGAGGCGGCTTCTTCAGCCTGTGCCATTGTAACGTCCACAGCTACTATAGAGGTGGAGACAGCCAGCCAGGCCTCAGAACCAGCCAGCCAGGCCTCGGAACCAGCCAGCCAGGCCTCGGATGAAGATGATGTGCCAGTCACAGACATATACTTT CCGACAGACGAGAGGAGTTGGGTTTACTCCCCGCTCCACTATAGCGCTCAGCTCCACTCTGTCTCTGATGAGGAGAGCGATACA TAA
- the PIP5K1C gene encoding phosphatidylinositol 4-phosphate 5-kinase type-1 gamma isoform X6, whose protein sequence is MEPDVAEEEEGSSVEGAGAPPEAGAGGLDAAGGLAPKRAAVTEGPSLPGLPGQGKKIGHRSVDASGETTYKKTTSSTLKGAIQLGIGYTVGNLSSKPERDVLMQDFYVVESIFFPSEGSNLTPAHHYADFRFKTYAPVAFRYFRELFGIRPDDYLYSLCNEPLIELSNPGASGSLFYVTSDDEFIIKTVMHKEAEFLQKLLPGYYMNLNQNPRTLLPKFYGLYCVQSGGKNIRVVVMNNILPRVVKMHLKFDLKGSTYKRRASKKEKEKSSPTYKDLDFMQDIPEGLMLDADTFTALMKTLQRDCLVLESFKIMDYSLLLGVHNIDQQEREQQSEGAHSTSDEKRPVGQKALYSTAMESIQGGATRGEPIDTDDAMGGIPAVNGKGERLLLHVGIIDILQSYRFIKKLEHTWKALVHDGDTVSVHRPSFYAERFFKFMTNTVFRKNSSLKSSPSKKGRSALLAIKTAGPTAAFSASQLPSEKDETQYDLRAARSYPTLDDEAGRPDLLPCTPPSFEEATTASIATTLSSTSLSVPERSPSETSEQPRYRRRTHSSGQDGRSHEEVRVEEELQQVSVELEPKCDVEIVAPEEDDKEEAASSACAIVTSTATIEVETASQASEPASQASEPASQASDEDDVPVTDIYF, encoded by the exons gTCTGGCACCGAAGAGGGCAGCCGTCACCGAG GGACCATCGCTACCAGGACTGCCTGGCCAAGGGAAGAAGATTGGTCATCGAAGCGTTGATGCTTCTGGTGAAACCACCTACaaaaag ACCACCTCGTCCACTCTGAAGGGGGCCATCCAGCTGGGGATCGGATATACTGTTGGCAATCTGAGCTCCAAGCCAGAGAGAGATGTCCTGATGCAGGACTTCTACGTGgtggaaagcatttttttcccaag TGAAGGAAGTAATCTCACTCCAGCTCACCATTATGCAGACTTCAGGTTCAAGACCTATGCACCAGTGGCTTTTCGGTACTTCCGAGAACTCTTTGGGATTCGTCCAGATGATTATTTG TATTCCCTCTGTAACGAGCCTCTGATAGAGCTGTCGAACCCTGGTGCCAGCGGGTCCCTCTTCTATGTCACCAGCGACGATGAATTCATCATAAAAACTGTGATGCACAAGGAAGCTGAATTCTTACAGAAGCTCCTTCCTGGCTACTACATG AACCTGAACCAGAACCCCCGGACGCTGCTACCAAAGTTTTATGGACTGTACTGTGTGCAGTCAGGGGGCAAAAACATCCGTGTGGTCGTGATGAACAACATCCTGCCTCGTGTGGTGAAAATGCACCTGAAATTTGACCTGAAAGGCTCCACCTATAAACGCCGGGCatccaagaaggaaaaagaaaagtccaGCCCTACATACAAGGATCTAGACTTCATGCAAGACATACCCGAGGGCCTGATGTTGGATGCAGACACCTTCACTGCATTGATGAAGACGTTGCAACGTGACTGTCTG GTGTTGGAAAGCTTTAAAATCATGGACTACAGCCTCCTCCTTGGGGTTCATAACATAGACCAGCAAGAACGGGAGCAGCAGTCCGAGGGAGCCCACAGCACGTCAGATGAGAAGCGTCCCGTGGGGCAGAAGGCACTTTACTCCACGGCCATGGAGTCTATCCAGGGTGGGGCTACCCGGGGGGAGCCCATAGACACAGATGACGC GATGGGAGGAATCCCAGCAGTGAATGGCAAAGGAGAGCGTCTCCTGCTCCATGTAGGAATAATAGATATCCTTCAATCATACAG GTTCATCAAGAAGCTAGAACATACCTGGAAGGCCCTTGTCCATGATGGG GACACGGTGTCCGTGCACAGACCCAGCTTCTATGCAGAGAGATTCTTCAAATTCATGACCAACACGGTGTTCCGAAAGAATTCCT CTCTGAAGTCATCTCCCTCAAAGAAAGGGCGCAGTGCCTTGCTGGCTATCAAGACTGCTGGTCCAACGGCTGCGTTTTCAGCTAGCCAGCTTCCCTCTGAAAAGGATGAGACACAGTATGACCTTCGTGCAGCCCGGAGCTACCCCACACTTGACGATGAAG CAGGCAGGCCAGACCTGCTACCCTGCACACCTCCTTCCTTTGAAGAAGCTACCACGGCTTCCATAGCCACAACACTGTCTTCAACATCTCTCTCGGTTCCTGAGCGATCCCCTTCGGAGACGTCTGAGCAGCCCAGGTACAG GAGGCGTACACACTCCTCAGGGCAGGATGGCAG GTCACACGAGGAGGTGCGGGTTGAGGAGGAGCTTCAGCAGGTCAGTGTCGAGCTGGAGCCCAAGTGTGATGTTGAGATCGTAGCTCCTGAGGAAGATGACAAAGA AGAGGCGGCTTCTTCAGCCTGTGCCATTGTAACGTCCACAGCTACTATAGAGGTGGAGACAGCCAGCCAGGCCTCAGAACCAGCCAGCCAGGCCTCGGAACCAGCCAGCCAGGCCTCGGATGAAGATGATGTGCCAGTCACAGACATATACTTT TAA
- the PIP5K1C gene encoding phosphatidylinositol 4-phosphate 5-kinase type-1 gamma isoform X7 yields MEPDVAEEEEGSSVEGAGAPPEAGAGGLDAAGGLAPKRAAVTEGPSLPGLPGQGKKIGHRSVDASGETTYKKTTSSTLKGAIQLGIGYTVGNLSSKPERDVLMQDFYVVESIFFPSEGSNLTPAHHYADFRFKTYAPVAFRYFRELFGIRPDDYLYSLCNEPLIELSNPGASGSLFYVTSDDEFIIKTVMHKEAEFLQKLLPGYYMNLNQNPRTLLPKFYGLYCVQSGGKNIRVVVMNNILPRVVKMHLKFDLKGSTYKRRASKKEKEKSSPTYKDLDFMQDIPEGLMLDADTFTALMKTLQRDCLVLESFKIMDYSLLLGVHNIDQQEREQQSEGAHSTSDEKRPVGQKALYSTAMESIQGGATRGEPIDTDDAMGGIPAVNGKGERLLLHVGIIDILQSYRFIKKLEHTWKALVHDGDTVSVHRPSFYAERFFKFMTNTVFRKNSSLKSSPSKKGRSALLAIKTAGPTAAFSASQLPSEKDETQYDLRAARSYPTLDDEGRPDLLPCTPPSFEEATTASIATTLSSTSLSVPERSPSETSEQPRYRRRTHSSGQDGRSHEEVRVEEELQQVSVELEPKCDVEIVAPEEDDKEEAASSACAIVTSTATIEVETASQASEPASQASEPASQASDEDDVPVTDIYF; encoded by the exons gTCTGGCACCGAAGAGGGCAGCCGTCACCGAG GGACCATCGCTACCAGGACTGCCTGGCCAAGGGAAGAAGATTGGTCATCGAAGCGTTGATGCTTCTGGTGAAACCACCTACaaaaag ACCACCTCGTCCACTCTGAAGGGGGCCATCCAGCTGGGGATCGGATATACTGTTGGCAATCTGAGCTCCAAGCCAGAGAGAGATGTCCTGATGCAGGACTTCTACGTGgtggaaagcatttttttcccaag TGAAGGAAGTAATCTCACTCCAGCTCACCATTATGCAGACTTCAGGTTCAAGACCTATGCACCAGTGGCTTTTCGGTACTTCCGAGAACTCTTTGGGATTCGTCCAGATGATTATTTG TATTCCCTCTGTAACGAGCCTCTGATAGAGCTGTCGAACCCTGGTGCCAGCGGGTCCCTCTTCTATGTCACCAGCGACGATGAATTCATCATAAAAACTGTGATGCACAAGGAAGCTGAATTCTTACAGAAGCTCCTTCCTGGCTACTACATG AACCTGAACCAGAACCCCCGGACGCTGCTACCAAAGTTTTATGGACTGTACTGTGTGCAGTCAGGGGGCAAAAACATCCGTGTGGTCGTGATGAACAACATCCTGCCTCGTGTGGTGAAAATGCACCTGAAATTTGACCTGAAAGGCTCCACCTATAAACGCCGGGCatccaagaaggaaaaagaaaagtccaGCCCTACATACAAGGATCTAGACTTCATGCAAGACATACCCGAGGGCCTGATGTTGGATGCAGACACCTTCACTGCATTGATGAAGACGTTGCAACGTGACTGTCTG GTGTTGGAAAGCTTTAAAATCATGGACTACAGCCTCCTCCTTGGGGTTCATAACATAGACCAGCAAGAACGGGAGCAGCAGTCCGAGGGAGCCCACAGCACGTCAGATGAGAAGCGTCCCGTGGGGCAGAAGGCACTTTACTCCACGGCCATGGAGTCTATCCAGGGTGGGGCTACCCGGGGGGAGCCCATAGACACAGATGACGC GATGGGAGGAATCCCAGCAGTGAATGGCAAAGGAGAGCGTCTCCTGCTCCATGTAGGAATAATAGATATCCTTCAATCATACAG GTTCATCAAGAAGCTAGAACATACCTGGAAGGCCCTTGTCCATGATGGG GACACGGTGTCCGTGCACAGACCCAGCTTCTATGCAGAGAGATTCTTCAAATTCATGACCAACACGGTGTTCCGAAAGAATTCCT CTCTGAAGTCATCTCCCTCAAAGAAAGGGCGCAGTGCCTTGCTGGCTATCAAGACTGCTGGTCCAACGGCTGCGTTTTCAGCTAGCCAGCTTCCCTCTGAAAAGGATGAGACACAGTATGACCTTCGTGCAGCCCGGAGCTACCCCACACTTGACGATGAAG GCAGGCCAGACCTGCTACCCTGCACACCTCCTTCCTTTGAAGAAGCTACCACGGCTTCCATAGCCACAACACTGTCTTCAACATCTCTCTCGGTTCCTGAGCGATCCCCTTCGGAGACGTCTGAGCAGCCCAGGTACAG GAGGCGTACACACTCCTCAGGGCAGGATGGCAG GTCACACGAGGAGGTGCGGGTTGAGGAGGAGCTTCAGCAGGTCAGTGTCGAGCTGGAGCCCAAGTGTGATGTTGAGATCGTAGCTCCTGAGGAAGATGACAAAGA AGAGGCGGCTTCTTCAGCCTGTGCCATTGTAACGTCCACAGCTACTATAGAGGTGGAGACAGCCAGCCAGGCCTCAGAACCAGCCAGCCAGGCCTCGGAACCAGCCAGCCAGGCCTCGGATGAAGATGATGTGCCAGTCACAGACATATACTTT TAA